Proteins from a genomic interval of Carcharodon carcharias isolate sCarCar2 chromosome 32, sCarCar2.pri, whole genome shotgun sequence:
- the LOC121272047 gene encoding sorting nexin-24-like, protein MIQIRIPSIGQEAAGDSEKVHTVFQIEVLNNGRKHLVERRYRDFQALHKKLKKMTKTPDFPPKRGLNRRPKALEQKRIGLEAYLQGLVCDNQHLSREILDFLNIKHIPPGKQTNTLSILEQLDLQNYRCFCHQVVTFTKDAFAHPNTADLLPNVTVMGVLQGLYLCDPETQNGVDSAGTVQWHIPGPESIV, encoded by the exons ATGATCCAGATCCGGATCCCGTCCATCGGCCAAGAGGCGGCTGGAGACTCGGAGAAAGTTCACACG GTTTTCCAAATTGAAGTTCTCAACAATGGCAGGAAACACTTGGTGGAGAGGAGATACCGAGActtccaagctctgcacaaaaaG ttaaaaaaaatgacaaagaCGCCAGACTTCCCCCCAAAACGAGGCCTGAATCGAAGACCCAAAGCCCTAGAGCAGAAGAGGATTGGATTGGAGGCGTATTTACAG ggtctCGTGTGTGACAATCAGCATCTGTCCCGGGAAATCCTAGACTTCCTCAACATCAAACATATCCCACCTGGAAAgcagaccaatacattgag TATCCTGGAACAACTTGACTTACAAAACTACAG GTGTTTCTGTCACCAGGTGGTCACTTTCACAAAGGATGCCTTTGCTCATCCGAATACAGCAG ATCTGCTCCCTAATGTGACTGTGATGGGTGTTCTTCAGGGATTATACCTCTGTGATCCTGAAACCCAGAATGGAGTAGACTCTGCTGGAACAGTGCAATGGCACATTCCTGGACCAGAAAGCATTGTCTGA